A single region of the Podospora pseudopauciseta strain CBS 411.78 chromosome 1, whole genome shotgun sequence genome encodes:
- a CDS encoding hypothetical protein (COG:O; EggNog:ENOG503NV31; MEROPS:MER0000928) encodes MKFWAAVAAVSLLTATEAAAAPQVLQANPSDVKSRNIEGRSFKLAQIKNVHFNQHGKGPRALAAVYEKYDIELPETLLTVLRQILLDIGFDLRARSLMSARTPDNATAPYNNNTGQGEVTATPIPFDVEYLTPVDIGNPPQTLPLCFDTGSSDLWVFSSNTPVSQQGGQKLFHIDNSTSAQKLQNHTWSIRYGDGSGSSGEVYLDTVDVGGIKVENQAVETANQVSSSFTRDEHSSGILGLGFQSINMVRPNKQKTFIDNALKSLAMPLFTANIRKAAEGNYNFGFIDETEYLGNLTMIPVDAASGYWKFKGTAFSTGFNGTNSAISDIVVPLEHPAIADTGTTLLMIPEAIVQAYYRQVANAYDSKIYGGWVFPCNSTLPDLTLYISSYKAVIPGELINFAPADLDDPATATICYGGVQSSRGFPFAIYGNVFFKAHWTMFHVEEKKLGFAPRSGE; translated from the exons ATGAAGTTCTGGGCTGCGGTCGCTGCGGTGTCCCTCTTGACTGCGactgaggctgctgctgctcctcaggTCCTCCAGGCGAATCCGTCTGATGTCAAGTCTCGCAACATTGAGGGCCGCTCATTCAAGCTCGCCCAGATCAAGAATGTACATTTCAACCAGCACGGCAAAGGCCCCAGGGCCCTCGCTGCCGTCTACGAAAAATACGATATCGAACTTCCCGAGACCCTTCTTACGGTGCTGCGCCAGATTCTCTTGGACATCGGCTTTGACCTGCGGGCTAGGTCATTAATGTCCGCCCGTACTCCCGACAACGCCACAGCACCTTATAACAACAACACGGGGCAGGGAGAGGTGACTGCTACTCCCATCCCCTTCGACGTCGAGTACTTGACCCCGGTGGATATTGGGAACCCTCCTCAGACGCTCCCCCTTTGCTTCGACACGGGATCCTCTGATCTGTGGGTGTTCAGCAGCAACACGCCCGTGTCTCAGCAAGGTGGACAGAAGTTGTTCCACATCGACAACAGCACGTCGGCACAAAAGCTCCAGAACCACACTTGGTCCATTCGTTATGGTGACGGCAGTGGTTCATCCGGCGAGGTCTACCTTGACACGGTCGACGTGGGGGGTATCAAGGTGGAGAATCAGGCGGTAGAGACCGCTAACCAGGTTTCCTCGTCCTTCACCCGCGATGAGCATTCCTCGGGTATCTTGGGACTTGGCTTCCAGTCCATCAACATGGTCCGCCCGAACAAGCAGAAGACGTTCATTGACAACGCCTTGAAGTCGCTGGCCATGCCCCTTTTCACCGCTAACATCCGCAAGGCAGCGG AGGGCAACTACAACTTCGGCTTCATTGACGAGACCGAGTACCTCGGCAACCTCACCATGATCCCCGTCGACGCCGCCAGCGGCTACTGGAAGTTCAAGGGCACGGCCTTTTCCACCGGGTTCAACGGCACAAACAGCGCCATCTCGGACATTGTCGTTCCTCTCGAGCACCCTGCCATTGCTGACACGGGCACCACTCTCCTTATGATTCCCGAGGCCATCGTCCAGGCCTATTACCGCCAGGTTGCGAATGCTTACGACTCCAAAATCTACGGCGGCTGGGTCTTCCCTTGCAACTCCACCTTGCCAGATCTTACTCTGTACATTAGCAGCTACAAGGCTGTGATTCCCGGTGAACTGATCAACTTTGCCCCGGCTGATTTGGATGACCCTGCTACTGCAACCATCTGCTATGGTGGTGTTCAGAGCTCGAGGGGCTTCCCTTTTGCCATTTATGGAAATGTTTTCTTCAAGGCTCACTGGACCATGTTTCAtgttgaggagaagaagctggggtTTGCGCCCAGGAGCGGAGAGTAG